In Cheilinus undulatus linkage group 14, ASM1832078v1, whole genome shotgun sequence, the genomic stretch CTTTAATAATAATGGGtaagaacacagaaaaacacacctGAAGTCTGTTATTGCCTGATAGGTTATTTGTAGTCATGTGATCGTGATGATGTACAAATACTCAGTGGAGAGCAAGAAGTGAGGGACAACCGTTATGAATAAATGGGGACAGAGGAaggttagtactttacagctctaaatggataTGTACACTGCAATAATCAGAAAAACTACATACATTAAGTACCAGCCCTGCACTGGATAAGAAATCGTGAAGATTCTTGGTCTGATTTGCCCATTTcatcctctttcttttctgATGTGTCTCATCTCACTCTTTCTGCATTTACCTACATCAATGATcgtatttttcatttcaaactcAGTAGGCCGTCTATGTTGTACCAACTGTGGTTCTCTGTCCTCATCGTCTCTACAGGAACTCGGTGTATGACCACTGCTAAAGCTGACGTCGTGGTGctggtggacggctcctctaGTGTTGGCATCCAAAACTTCCAAATCTGCCGCATGTTCATCGCTCGTTTAGTTGAAGCTTTCGATATCGGCCCTGACAGAGTTCAGATTGGTAAAACTTTCACCCAAGTCATGCCAAACTCAAGATTCCTGTATTAGATCCTGTATTAGTATTAGATCACATGatcttcatcctcttcatccATAGGTTTGACTGCTTTATAATTGGTTTGGAAACTGCAATGGCTGCGACAGGTTTTCTTTAACTTGGAACATCACTTTCAGGTGTTTGGTTCTGGGATTTGACCCCTTCATTACGTCTTTTCTGCAGGTCTGGCTCAGTACAGTGAAGACCCAAGGACAGAGTGGTACCTGAACACCCACAGAACCAAGAAATCCCTGCTGGACGCTGTTGCCACGTTTCCTTACAGAACAGGAGGCACCAGGACAGGTAAGAAGAGCATCTTGGTTCACATGATCAATCTACGGTTGTCAGGATACcagatttttaaagtttgatatGATTATGGTCAAATCTAAAACATCAGTGCCTGTTTAGATAACAATTCAACAAAGCAGAAGTCCATGGGAAACAATGGTTGAAAATTCCTGTGTAACCACCAAAAATCTCAGACAAGCCCCTGCACACAGTCGAAAGTACACAGATATGTAATTGTTCGATTATTGGTGCAACTGGGAAGCCCCAAGACTTAAAACTTTTAATATGAACTGCCTAAAGGACCCACAGGTGTGACCCATGGGGAAACATCTCATTTCTTGATTTTGGGTTTCTCATTCCATATTAAAAATCTGTTGGTCAAATATACACTGACCATCCATGCCAGACATAATGTTATGCCCAGTTGTATGGCAAGGTGGTGCACTCAGCCTCTGGAAAGGTGCTAGACTCTCCCGCGatttccacataggacaacTGCACCATGCACCGAAGCGCCACAGGTTTGGTGGCAAGCGACCATGCCTGGAATCGTGTCAAGAGCGCTGTGCCCCAGCGCACAGCCCTggtcagcaggaagagatcacaggagaactgtgagttcacgcTGGAGAAGTATGTCAACAGACaactattttacctttggggcttaatttatcatcctttccggtataagtccatgatattagttaaaaggttaaggttaatgtttgattaaaggatctgtggttttaggtaaaattctttggctaaatgtccttaaagagggggtattatatttttgtaacataaatataaagtcacaatgttggatgtccatacttcacgaatgcaaattttcaaaccgcaagataaatgTATGCGGCAGAAATATtagaattagagtgtaaactaatgaaaacagtttgttgggaatctctccgagatcttcccgagacgagattttgatggagcgaactgatgaggtcatcgcaataggatttCCTGACCGGTTTGTCCGTGCTGCcagcaaagcggaacagaccgcccccacaaggccttttagccctttagccatttagtaacacagtgaaacttaccaaacagatacatcctgctctatccttcgctgctgctgctggttttcttccccctctctctccaaactatcagggtcagactccaggtctaacacgtacggacgtatatcaaaattcgccttattttactcagtcggaccggttcattcaaagtttacaagtactattagccacattggagggggcgggcacaaaacattgagtcctgctgctggccagcctccagaaaatcgtccaatcagaggaaagcaggtctgtgtgtgtgtgtgtgtgtgtgtgtgtggggtgggggggtgtcAAAGAGACATCAGCGAaaatgaagcgtttcagacAAAGGTTAAAATaggggtttttcaggacgccagtgtgagacacatgaggagttttttgagctgtaaaccaagtgaagctactacgtgggtatcagagagatggtgtaaagccttgaaaaaagacacaataccctttctttaaaagttaacttttcctcgtcaatggcaccgttgtagctctgtgctctctctgcaggatgagacataatgttgctTTAGTGATGAATTACAATCAGGAGTccgtgttgtattttgaaagaaccagaaaTTCTACGCTTGTGGGTTCCTTTTccggagctttctgatcgacaggtattgatgtggtttggcagcggccagtgATGAAAATAGACCTACAGCGTATCTCGAACTAAGTGGAGCGAAGTGTGGGTCCAGGCACGCTCCGCTCCcagtctggagcgccggctgtggaaatgttCTGATAAACTAGAGACGGAGCGATTCGCTCCGCAGTGCAATTCACGGCGCGTacgctgtatgtggaaactggaggTCTCTCCTCTTAGGTTCCTCCAGGAGGAGATGAAAATATCGATTTGGAGAGGAGGGTCCATGTCAACTTCCTTAGCCTGCTTCCATGCTGACCCTCTTCTGTATGagcaggatggatggatttctaAATTTGAGTTCTGATAACATCAAAGCTGTTAACATAAGGGAGAACAAAAAATGtctatgaaataaaacatggagTAATTAAAGTGTACAGTAAACATTAATAAGTACTGAAATATAATGGATGTGAATTATGTTTGGtgtttgtttgggttttatTTGTAGTAAGATAATTAAAGAACCGAGCAGGAAAGAGTTGGTCATCTGAACAATTCATTAACCTCTGACCTCCTCTCTTACAGGACTGGCTCTAAACTATATCCTGCAGAACAACTTCAAACCCACTGTAGGGATGCGGGACGAGTCCAGAAAAATTGTTGTCCTCCTCACTGATGGAGAGTCCCAGGACGACGTTGACATGCCGTCACAAAACCTGAGAGATAACGGCATTGAGCTGTATGCTATTGGTGAGATAGTTCAATGGTTTTTCAGTGTTATTGTTAAAAGAATTGATTGATATCAACAAggtttgaaaattgcaaaacaAGTCTGAAGCATACTTAAGGTAACTAAAATCTGTGAGCTGAAAATGCCATAAAACCTGGTGCATGAGGCACACTTACCCAGTTCTTTTGCTGAAAGCTGGCTGTTTCCTGTTTACCGCTGTGACTGATATACCAGTATGAAGTCCTGATATACCAGTATGAAGTCCTGATATACCAGTATGAAGTCCTGAGACAAGTGGCATCATGACAGCAAGAACAGCCGCCTCTGAATAAACCCTGAAAATGCAACTTTAAAATTCACCCCATTCATGGTGAATCGGTCTCTCTACTGATGACAACGTCCTGGGACACAAAGTGACCCTGATTGGCCGGCAGATGTACTTTTGAACAGACGTTCTCTCTTAGGTCATAAACCTTAAAGAGAACAGTGATACTGTTCAGTACATCCCTCAAAACTGACAGCATCTTACACACTGGAGGGACTTATAATCTAGATTTTATGGtagatgcatttttagttaaaGGGGAGCTTTTAGGGACTGTTTACTTTGAATGTATTGAATTCAATTGAATTTgaattctctcactctggtccagtacacacaaccacaataaAGGGCAAGATTGCTGACTTGACacttgtccagaagacaattgCTGGCACCTctacaaggagggtaagccacagaaggtcattgctgaaaggacaggctgttcatggaaagttgactgaagggaaaagtgtggtaaggaaacagggatgagctcagccttcagaggactgtcaaacaaagcagcttCAGGAACTTAGGGCAGCTTAACAAGGGGTGGACTTTTAATTTCTGATTAGTTTTGTTttctggtttttgtttttttgtctttaaggtccaataacttttttaaatactAGTGACACTacagcagcacacatattcctaaagcccaggttgtcctgaagaaaaagatgttcagagcttgactgtgtACCTATGGgttgatggttaaaaaaaaagctgcaggctcagagggttaagtaCCAGTCAGAGACAGTGGTTATACAGACAGATATCTATGAACTAGAAAtgaatttttaatcattttgtggTGGTTCATTTTGCTCTCAGGTGTGGAGAATTTTGATATGGATCAGTTGAAGTCCATCGCCTCTGACCCACATGACACCCACCTGTACTACGTCGAAGACTTCGATCATCTGCAGGACATCATCGCCAATCTCACTGACAACCTGTGCGACAGCATCAAGGGTCCAGGTAAGGAGGGAGACTCAACACAACCCACTTTAACTTCTTATATCAGCTTCATTCAAGCATGCATAAATCAAGCTTTCACAACGTTAAAGTTCATTCAGACGAGGTCTTTACATCTGACAGCATAAGCAGTTCTGAGTTTTATCCCTTGGCGTACTTTTCCGGCATACTAGGACTTGTCACCAGGTGCAGCTATGCTCTCCTGACCGCTTCACAGCCTCCAGCTTTTCTGGGTGATTGTTGATGTCATCTAAAGATTGTTTCTTTAAACGCAGTCATTTGAACTCACCAGTCTCTGTGTTGGAGGAATATCAGAGAAATGTGCTAACATCTAGAGGTGCTGATAGTGCGGCCAAACCAGAAATCAACAGTAGTGTTATTCAAAATGAAAGGCCAGACAGTTGGTCAAAGGAACAATGGTGTTGTTTTGGTCCCACAACAACTGGCTTATTGGCAAAGACAGAAAGCCTGGGTAAAGATTCGAAGGCAAAGTCAgctcacaaacacagcagggaCTCAGGATGTCAGTGAGGGGAGAGCAGTTCTGTCTCTACATTTAATAATGACAGGGTTGCACTACAAAATGAACTGAATAGGAAATTtgaatctttttattttcatttttgtttttttcaactaGCCGTTTTagagctgtcaagattaatggAGTTAATCCCAATTAATCAAGATCCATAATTAGTGCACTCATTAAAACAAATGCAGTCAATCCCAAGCTTTATTGTCCCCTTCAGCACACCTTGTTTAAGCCTTtccagcgtctccctgcagccacagagatgtaaaataagttcatCACTGCTCCTCAATGTCTCATTATacttaaaaaactcacagacagctgagTGGGCTGGTCAAAGTCATCTGAACTAGGGCTAagaaattaattgcaaattagattaaattgtagaatggcctgctgcaattttcaattcacagaaggtgcaatagttctttaacctgaaatgtgtgtcaaaatgccagtttaaaactttctttgcagcagagatgttatacatTACATATCATAAGAAAGAAGTCTACACGCACATCCAAACCTAGGTGACAGGTGCTGAGCCgaaaaaaagactgacaaagaACAGAAAGACGTCTCGCACACTGTAGATCTCcaaaatacaattatttattgcaccaacgTGACATTTCGAGCAGAGTTTCTCTTCATCAGACTACTACCTAGTCCAGCATTGTAATCCAAACATCATAATAATCCCAGTAGAGACAGTATAAAGTCCAAAAACATCCCAAGTTAGAAAGACATCATGAAATCTCAGATATATAAAATtccagaataaaaataaagaccaaGATTAAGAACCCAGAGTAACCTAGACNNNNNNNNNNNNNNNNNNNNNNNNNNNNNNNNNNNNNNNNNNNNNNNNNNNNNNNNNNNNNNNNNNNNNNNNNNNNNNNNNNNNNNNNNNNNNNNNNNNNTCATTGTAAAACACTTTGTTCTACATTGTTTAGtttgaaaaatgataaataaagttttattgattgattttcaAGTTACTGTGTTTGCTACCTTAAGTATGCTTCTGACgtgtttttcaattttcaaacCTTGTTGTATCTCTGAATTCTCTTAACTGTGATGACAAAcactcattaaaaaaatctcaccGATGGCGTACAGCTCGATGCCATTATCTCTCAGGTGTTGTGACGGCATGATAACGAAGTCCGTGGACTCTCCATCCGTAAAGAGGATGACAATTTTTTGTGAGTCCTCTCGCATCCCAACGTTGGGTTGGAAGTCATTCTCCAGGATGTGTGTCAGAGCTCGTCCTGTAAGAGAGGAGGTCAGAGGTTTACTCAGACAGTCAactcttttctgttcttttaattattatttttatacaaATACAACACAACTGCTATGaacaaccaacaaagaagaggaagaagcagacaCAACAGAAAAGTTAGTCTCAGTTAGcttcctctctctgttctcCACTTCTCTGTGCTGATTTTCTAAAAGTCTCTGGATGTGAAAGTAGAGAGGGTCTAAGAATTACAGATACAAATACACACCTCCCTGAACGTGGGCAACCAGGGCGCCCCGCTGGACCCAGACATGATAGGGAAGCTTGACAGCAAGGATCTGGTGGTGGGACTTCCCAGTTACACCAAAAATCCCATAAATACAAATTTGTGTACTGTAGACTGTGCACAGGAGTTTGTCTGAAAGATTTGACTTCTGCATTTGTTTCTGTGGTATTTAAACATGTACTGATAATGATTTTTACTAGAAACAGATCAGAATTCAAAAATCTGGTATCCTGAAAACACTAGATTGATCACATGATTCTACAGTGCTGTTCTTACCCGTCTCGGTGCCGCCTCCTATGTGCTGCAGGTCATTAACTCCTTTCAGCAGGGATTTCTTGGTTCTGTGGACGTTCAGGTGCCACTGGGTCTTTGGCACATCACTGTACTGAGTCAGACCTGCAGAAAAGACACAGTGAGGGGTAAAAAACACAGGAACTAAAAAGTGGCACTGATGCACCAACATAGAGAAAACCTGTTGCAGCCATAGCACAGTTTTCAAAACCAGTTACAAAACAGTCAAAACTATGGATGAAGAAGGGGAAGATCATGTGATCTCATCTGTTCTATGGCTAAAACAGGAATGTTGAGACCAGTTTGGTCTGACTAAGGTGAAAATTTACCGATCTGAACTCTGTTAGGGCCGATGTCAAACATTCCAACTATGTCAGTGATGAAGTGGAGGATGGTTCTGAAGTTTTCAGGGGAGATACTCCCGGAATCGTCCACCAGCAGCACGATGTCAGCTTTAGCAGTCGTCTTACACTGAGTTCCTGTAGAGAGATGATGAAGAGGGAGAAACCGCTGGTACACCACAGACTGCCGACTCAAGCTTACCCATGCTTGTTAAGATGGCGACTCAGAAACATTCACCAGTCTGAGGAAGAACATGTTGGTTACAAACATCACTTCTtgcaaataaatgcttgaaaaacATGAGCTTCCTTCCAGACCACTTAGTTTTCTCTCAGCTTTTCTTTACAATCCAGCACCCATTTACTGATCtgcatgtcttttttttgttttttttagcttgtaGAAACTCTCGCAACCCTCTGTGTTGACTCTTAATCATAACATCAGGGATAAGGAGAGCATCTCTCTGGAGTCTGAACCGAGCTGCTGCAGCTCAAATCAAGCCATCATCTGaaatgcacagctgatggatgagACAGGAGTGTTAACAGGATGAAGTTtctgagtaaaaaataaacaaaaacagatgtaatcatttccaagaagcagataaatgtgGCCAAgggaaatgacagaaaaggcTCTTGTTTTTCCTGCAGGACGTGTGGTGCTATATGAACTAgtacatgagaaattcaaggctgtaggagctaaaTTTGTCCGTgggaaatacatttttctctGCAGATACCTTTGATATAACGAGACTGAGCAAGAAAAGTATTTCTGTGTTCATACATGAGGAGAAATTGCACAACCACCCAATGATGGAGCCACTCAGTacaccactcaacagtcacagagttgagGTCTTTATACACCGGGTCTGTTATTTTTGGATCCGTCATCCGAAAAACGTCACGCACTCAGACCTTGCAAACTGGGCCTGATGCGTTTTATTTGCCTTCGCCGGAAAATTCggagaatgtggcaaattgtttcgtactgcatgcctgtgtctctgtcgctcctttaaaatcccactggatccatcctgacagagagcttcatacagcatcTGCTCATGCCTCATAGTCAGGTTTTGACATTTGCACcggccaactagccaaatgtggGTGGATTTCAGATGTGGCAGGTACCAGATTGACTtcaactagccactttggccagtggaatttatcagtgttACGACCTCAGCCTTCACCAGTGGATATTTGTCTGAGTGAGAATTAGATGAAACCAGTggcatttctgatttttttttaatagagttaatgaaaagtcagtgttttaattttagtatAAACTTAGTATCCATTAAAGAAGGAAATTTGGAATGTCACACATAGTTTTCCATCAACACAGTTGCGGACATTGGAAATACTCAGTGGCTagtaacttttcaaaaacaagtaaCCACAGTTGCCAGTGAGCAATAAAGCTTATCCACGTTGGACAAACGGAGAGCAACGTcataattcagtctctgttatgacctgcgTGTAGGTTACAACTTATGcctttttctgtcatatttccatggctgatagCCACATAATACACCGGCAAACTACGGTGTTtcaagtgaggtttcagtgcaagagagggagagaaagggagagataGGGAGGGGTTGGGCAGGGATGAGCGAgcgagagagaataaagcaacaggtgcTGAACTGAACCATCAATCAGccatctatctgttatatttccatggttaatatccacataataaatgcgcaaactttggtgtttaaagtgaggctTCAGTgccagagagaagaagagataGGAGGGGTCAGGGAGGGTTGAGCAAGCAAGGAGGACACAGCGGGCACTGTTTTCAATCAtcagtcacccatttaaatgacttgaacTAATGCGAAATATCACAAAATCGAACccgttttgaaaaaaaatgtgatggaCGAAAACTGTCggcgtcagtgtgcaaacatgatgaTGACAACATGAGCTCGATTTTTTTTTAACGTCCGAAAAATTCAGACGAAATAAACGAACtgagtgtgcaaaggcctttactcagaagaccattcaacagtctcaatcaatcaatctttatttgtatagcacttttcatacaaaacaagGGAGcgcaaagtgctttacacacaaacagaacaagaaaaaaagaattcatGACTCTACCCCACCCCATCCCCGTCCCCTCATTCCCACCCCGtaaccagggcttgacattaacttttttggcTCACCAGCCACGGTGGCTAGTGGTTgtgcaaacttactagccactcagtatttccactagccacaattttGGTGTTTGGTAACTCTAAgctatatgccaaatttggtTCAAAGTGTATGATATGACACACGTGCTCTACTTTCCCTCaccaatatgatcaatatcagctctccttttaataaagcacttctccctgtacacatgaaacagcacactactgagatatgggtcagactgttagagacagtcatctaaaagtcaaaactcctacatttttattttcttaatgggTACCAAgtttatgctaaaattaaaatactgttaatcGGCtgtttatcagaaaaaaactacagcagattacaagaacatctctaattttcactctgacaaatcttCACCAGAGAATATTTAGTTGTccaacttctcctgtcctctgctctatactgtatagaggaaatgttttcatacgTGTGTCTAATACTAATTAAAATATCTATTcaaataatagatgacttacatttggtacgtgaagctcacatttggagaacattaaacaactgaTGTATAATATAGGAAGAAAGAGAATCACTGTTTAGTTGAATTCTGTTTGACTCCTAAGTGATCAGTTACAGGTcttttatccttctgcctctgtttctctctgcctcagtgaactgatttaaagttttggagtttctCTCGTCTTTTATAACCGTTAATTAGCGATTTATGGCAAATCTATAATTAACCCTGAATATACAAACGTTTAAAAGTTTCAACGACATTTAAATTATGCGCAACTTTGTGGaggtttttattatttagatcgccctcaacaaacaaagaatatagatggagtattaattaaacaatatttagacaCACCGTCCGCCCTGGCTCGCACAAGCGACAGAAACACACAGCTGGAGAGCAAACACACATACAAGGCGCTGAAGCACATGGACAGAGAGAAGCCataaagcagaaagagaaagttcaggtctgagtttatcctgcaaattctgaaacattttccctaaacagatagaagccttcagCCTAACCAACACGTCAGTGCGAGTGTGTGTCCGtatgtgtctgtgagtgtcgtgtttgtgtgtgtcatacagcatcaaagcccttggcgCTGCATAAAATACGCAcgaatggatgaagagaccagccacttttcagttattttgaagGGAAATTTTAGCTTTCATGTGCCGAAcagcctctctgtaacaagCCTAAATCATAACAGCTAACAGACAAGCAAtttcagagtgaagcataaGTTATGACgctgataaattcaacccgccatcgtggctagttagagtcCCACTGCTACCCACCATGGCCgaaatccacccgcatttggctagttggcgggtgttaatgtcaagccctgcccGTAATCCAAACACAATATTGGCAAGTATATCATAAAGTGCACTGAGTAGTCAGACGACTAGAAAGAGCAGTACAAGCTCAGACCCTTTTACCAAGTTCATTTTATATCATGAGCAATGGATTCAGAAAAAGTAGGAATGTGCGCACTGAGGAAATACTATCTTAAAAATTACATAGAGCTCCATgaaactgttttcttttggcTGGCCAGCACTtgtgctattttttttctcttgaagaGATattgaagaacttttttttttttttttttacattttatttttaaggacACTTTTCTTTGCAAACACAAGTCTGTTTAAATTGTACTCAAAGGTATTGTTGAAGATTTTGTTCTTACAACATGGGTAAAGGCTCCTTTAAATAGgagacatatttttttctgaatgtgtTATGAGGTTAACTGTGCTTCTGTCCGCAAATTGTGAATATTTATTGGACTGATAGTAAACGGCTATCAAATCCTGAAGTTTTCTGCTCATtggatacaaaaacatcagGGGCTGAGCTCCATTTCAGTCAGAAATGGTTCTGAAATATAAATCCAGAGAGCAAAATCAGAATAACCCTAACATTGAAGAGTTTTAACTCTTACGAGTCAAAGAACCACTGTCAGGAAAAACACTCCTGCATCACTGAAGTCTACAAGCTTGTTGTAGATTTTCATAAGTGGGTCATGTTGAGTCTCCCGCCTTACCTGGACCCTTGATGCTGTCACACACGTTGTCAGTGAGAGTGGTGGTGATGTCCAGCAGATCATCAAAGTTTTTTACGAGGTACATGTGAGTGTCATGTGGGTCAGAGGCGATGGACTTCAACTCTTTCGCACCAGCACCATCCACACCTGAGAGAAAACTGTGGTCAGTAAGTTGAGAAACAAACATTATGCTATCTACCTAAAGACTACCAGAAGAATTTTGACGACCAAATTCTAACATACAAATGAACAAACTGTTTAAAGTAAAGCCTTCCCAATATCTCATTATTAACCAAAGATctatttacaatagaacatacACAACACAAGCCTTTGTGAAGATTTCTCTTGTGTTCGTGCTGCCACCTCCACCGGCCACCTGAGACACTTTTTGACCAAAAGTCGCAGGAACTTTTAGTTCCAGGAACTTCACTCCAAACAATTTAATGGTTTGGTAAGGGTCATGTTTCCTTTTATGTATTTGTCTTATTGTAAAACACTTTGTTCTACATTGTTTAGtttgaaaaatgataaataaagttttattgattgattttcaAGTTACTGTGTTTGCTACCTTAAGTATGCTTCTGACgtgtttttcaattttcaaacCTTGTTGTATCACTGAATTCTCTTAACTGTGATGACAAAcactcattaaaaaaatctcaccGATGGCATACAGCTCGATGCCATTATCCCTCAGGTGTTGTGACGGCATGATAACGAAGTCCGTGGACTCTCCATCCGTAAAGAGGATGACAATTTTTCGTGAGTCCTCTCGCATCCCAACCTCAGGTTTGAAGTCATTCTCCAGGATGTGTGTCAGAGCTCGTCCTGTAAGAGAGGAGGTCAGAGGTTTACTCAGACAGTCAactcttttctgttcttttaattattatttttatacaaATACAACACAACTGCTATGaacaaccaacaaagaagaggaagaggcagaCACAACAGCAAAGTTAGTCTCAGTTAGCTTCTTCTCTGTGTTCTCCACTTCTCTGTGCTGATTTTCTAAAAGTCTCTGGATGTGAAAGTAGAGAGGGTCTAAAAATTACAGATACAAATACACACCTCCCTGAACGTGGGCAACCAGGGCGCCCCGCTGGACCCAGACATGATAGGGAAGCTTGACAGCAAGGATCTGGTGGTGGGACTTCCCAGTTACACCAAAAATCCCATAAATACAAATTTGTGTACTGTAGACTGTGCACAGGAGTTTGTCTGAAAGATTTGACTTCTGCATTTGTTTCTGTGGTATTTAAACATGTACTGATAAtgatttttactagaaaaaGATCACAATTCAAAAATCTGGTATCCTGAAAACACTAGATTGATCACGTGATTCTACAGTGCTCTTCTTACCCGTCTCGGTGCCGCCTCCTATGTGCTGCAGGTCATTAACTCCTTTCAGCAGGGATTTCTTGGTTCTGTGGACGTTCAGGTGCCACTGGGTCCTTGGCACATCACTGTACTGAGTCAGACCTGCAGAAAAGACACAGTGAGGGGTAAAAACCACAGGAACTAAAAGTCACAACAACATAGAGAAAACCTGTTGCAGCCATAGCACAGTTTTCAAAACCAGTTACAAAACAGTCAAAACTATGGA encodes the following:
- the LOC121521178 gene encoding collagen alpha-1(XII) chain-like, which encodes MALLEVIFAVGLLFEVVNSQEKIYRILQPEQDATLPCGSPSSSGPLQCSDISWLYNRDPSETVMEASSGEVKQTSSRADRLSLDSNCSLVIKRVTAEDVGLYMCRRGDSDPYDVNVYLSLFTVFPTLTHSDPRSPNDPRLECSLLRYRGLSSCQPNSLRWVDETGAVITDGVTESSRDADCFSDLNVTHQISNNGKFSCQSVNEENNVEIQADYTPFQPGTRCKMTAKADIVLLVDVSSSISPDDFRTILRFITDIVGMFDIGPDRVQIGLTQYSDVPRTQWHLNVHRTKKSLLKGVNDLQHIGGGTETGRALTHILENDFKPEVGMREDSRKIVILFTDGESTDFVIMPSQHLRDNGIELYAIGVDGAGAKELKSIASDPHDTHMYLVKNFDDLLDITTTLTDNVCDSIKGPGTQCKTTAKADIVLLVDDSGSISPENFRTILHFITDIVGMFDIGPNRVQIGLTQYSDVPKTQWHLNVHRTKKSLLKGVNDLQHIGGGTETGRALTHILENDFQPNVGMREDSQKIVILFTDGESTDFVIMPSQHLRDNGIELYAIGRRWKGLNKVC